The following coding sequences are from one Oncorhynchus tshawytscha isolate Ot180627B unplaced genomic scaffold, Otsh_v2.0 Un_contig_8992_pilon_pilon, whole genome shotgun sequence window:
- the LOC121843945 gene encoding CKLF-like MARVEL transmembrane domain-containing protein 8, translating to MLIAGTEYFRVSAFGWVMFVAILYWVLTVIFLIIYLTMAYNRIPQVPWTTVGLFFNSSATVMYVVAAAVDAASISHAVKGRHNYNCWVASTVRQPSQTSPTDI from the exons ATGCTGATAGCAGGGACGGAGTACTTCCGTGTGTCTGCCTTTGGGTGGGTCATGTTTGTGGCCATCTTGTACTGGGTCCTGACGGTCATCTTCCTCATCATCTACCTGACCATGGCTTACAACAGGATCCCTCAGGTCCCCTGGACAACTGTG GGTCTGTTCTTCAACAGTAGTGCTACAGTGATGTATGTGGTGGCAGCAGCAGTGGACGCAGCCTCAATCAGCCATGCTGTTAAGGGACGCCATAACTACAACTGCTGGGTAGCATCCACAGTAAGACAACCATCTCAGACCTCCCCGACAGACATTTAA